The DNA region GCCGCAACTGCTCGGCGCCGTGCTCGAAAGCTTCGAAAAGGTGTCTGCCGGCGCCGATCTCGTCGTCGTCGAGGGTGCCGGCTCGCCGGCAGAAATCAATCTCAGAGCCGGCGACATCGCCAATATGGGCTTTGCGACGAAAGCGGGCGTGCCCGTCGTGCTCGTCGGCGATATTGATCGCGGCGGCGTCATCGCCTCGCTGGTCGGTACGCAGGCGATCCTCGATGAGGGCGATAGAGCGATGATCGCGGGCTATCTCATCAACAAGTTCCGCGGCGACGTCTCGCTCTTCGACGACGGCATCCGCGCCATCGAATGTTTCACCGGTTGGCCCTGCTTCGGCGTCGTGCCGTGGCTGCAGGCTGCCGCGCGCCTGCCAGCCGAGGATTCGGTTGTCCTCGAGCGACTGGCGAGGGGCGGTGCCGGGGCGCTGAAGATTGCCGTGCCGATGCTGCCGCGCATTGCCAATTTCGATGATCTCGATCCGCTGAAGGCGGAGGCGGATGTCGAGTTGGTATTCGTGCGCTCAGGCGAGCGGCTGCCTGCCGATGCGAGCCTCGTCATTCTTCCGGGCTCGAAATCGACGATAGCGGACCTCGCCGATCTCAGAATTCAAGGCTGGGACCGCGATCTTGCGGCGCATGTCCGGCGCGGCGGCCGGGTGATCGGCATCTGCGGCGGCTACCAGATGCTCGGACGCGCGGTCCGCGATCCGCTGGGAATCGAGGGCGGAACCTGCGAGGCGCCGGGGTTGGCGCTGCTCGACGTCGAGACCGAGATGGCGTCGGAGAAGACCGTGCGCAACAACCAGGCCCGCTCGACCGAATATGACGTGCCGCTTGCCGGCTACCAGATCCATCTCGGCGTCACCGGCGGCCCGGATTGTATCAGGCCTTCGGCGATCATCGACGGTGCGCCCGACGGGGCGCTTTCGGCCGACGGCCGGATCATGGG from Rhizobium sp. NLR16a includes:
- a CDS encoding cobyric acid synthase, with translation MARAIMLQGTGSDVGKTVLVAGLCRLAANAGLTVRPFKPQNMSNNAAVADDGGEIGRAQWLQSLAARTPSSVHMNPVLLKPQSESGSQIIVQGRVFGQAKGRDYQRLKPQLLGAVLESFEKVSAGADLVVVEGAGSPAEINLRAGDIANMGFATKAGVPVVLVGDIDRGGVIASLVGTQAILDEGDRAMIAGYLINKFRGDVSLFDDGIRAIECFTGWPCFGVVPWLQAAARLPAEDSVVLERLARGGAGALKIAVPMLPRIANFDDLDPLKAEADVELVFVRSGERLPADASLVILPGSKSTIADLADLRIQGWDRDLAAHVRRGGRVIGICGGYQMLGRAVRDPLGIEGGTCEAPGLALLDVETEMASEKTVRNNQARSTEYDVPLAGYQIHLGVTGGPDCIRPSAIIDGAPDGALSADGRIMGTYLHGLFGSDAYRTRLLESFGLSGGRTNYRQGVEQALDEIAGELQRCLDPHWLAGLID